The Actinomyces sp. oral taxon 414 genome has a segment encoding these proteins:
- a CDS encoding glycoside hydrolase family 32 protein: MTAPTTSYHLRPRSGWLNDPNGMARVDGVWHVFFQHNPHAPVHDRIAWGHATSRDLAHWELQPVAFSPSPGAPDAFGCWTGVFVPGHDRPAVVYSGIADDSRQSTICLRWGSADLRDWGAPIVVGRTPRQDGIAVMRDPFVFEHDGRRLAVLGVGLADGAPAIALFDRSDELSWRYEGILLADDPVLAAVGRADVWECPQLFPLDGRWVLIVSLYDRGVLGDVVAAVGDLVDEGGSLRFVARSAHAVDEGPDFYSPQVVAATGQAPLLMGWIRQDGQDPRVRDHAGCLSLPRRLRLVDGLVTGEVDPGAASALTPGPARPLPAGRTSLADRRWALDVIGQGVRLDHPDLGEHDVAPGDQVWVDGSVLELYRASGVPATWRHDEPWTLLVPADGAVEVREVAPRVP; this comes from the coding sequence ATGACCGCGCCCACCACCAGCTACCACCTGCGACCCCGCAGCGGGTGGCTCAACGACCCCAACGGCATGGCCCGCGTCGACGGCGTGTGGCACGTGTTCTTCCAGCACAACCCGCACGCCCCCGTGCACGATCGGATCGCCTGGGGCCACGCCACGAGCCGCGACCTGGCCCACTGGGAGCTCCAGCCGGTCGCCTTCTCGCCCTCACCGGGGGCGCCCGACGCCTTCGGCTGCTGGACGGGGGTGTTCGTCCCGGGTCACGACAGGCCCGCCGTCGTCTACTCGGGCATCGCCGACGACTCGCGCCAGTCGACGATCTGCCTGAGGTGGGGCAGTGCGGATCTGCGCGACTGGGGAGCGCCGATCGTCGTCGGGCGCACGCCCCGGCAGGATGGCATCGCCGTTATGCGCGACCCCTTCGTCTTCGAGCACGACGGGCGCCGGTTGGCCGTCCTCGGGGTCGGCCTGGCCGACGGCGCGCCCGCCATCGCCCTGTTCGACCGCAGCGACGAGCTCTCCTGGCGCTACGAGGGGATCCTCCTCGCCGACGACCCGGTCCTCGCGGCGGTCGGCCGAGCCGACGTCTGGGAGTGCCCCCAGCTGTTCCCCCTCGACGGGCGCTGGGTGCTCATCGTGTCCCTGTACGACAGGGGGGTGCTCGGCGACGTCGTCGCAGCCGTGGGCGACCTCGTCGACGAGGGCGGATCGCTGCGCTTCGTCGCCCGGAGCGCCCACGCGGTGGACGAGGGCCCGGACTTCTACTCTCCCCAGGTCGTGGCCGCCACCGGACAGGCGCCGCTCCTCATGGGTTGGATCCGCCAGGACGGCCAGGACCCCCGGGTCCGCGACCACGCCGGCTGCCTCAGCCTGCCGCGCCGTCTGCGGCTGGTCGACGGCCTGGTGACCGGCGAGGTCGACCCGGGCGCCGCCTCCGCCCTGACGCCGGGGCCCGCCCGTCCGCTGCCGGCCGGGCGCACGAGCCTGGCCGACCGGCGCTGGGCGCTCGACGTCATCGGCCAGGGCGTCCGGCTCGATCACCCGGACCTGGGGGAGCACGATGTCGCCCCCGGCGACCAGGTCTGGGTCGACGGCTCGGTGCTCGAGCTCTACCGGGCCTCGGGCGTGCCCGCGACCTGGCGCCACGACGAGCCGTGGACGCTGCTGGTCCCGGCCGACGGCGCGGTCGAGGTCCGGGAGGTCGCCCCCCGGGTCCCCTGA
- the ilvN gene encoding acetolactate synthase small subunit, with the protein MSAKHTLSVLVENKPGVLTRVSALFTRRGFNIHSLAVGPTEHEDVSRITVIADAEGRAMEQVTKQLNKLVNVLKIVELDPATSVGRELYLIKVRADDANRTAVLQIVDLFRAHVVDVSPTSVVIETVGSESKVKALLGALQPYGVKEIVQSGAVAITRGPRSMTDQLKEK; encoded by the coding sequence GTGAGCGCCAAGCACACGCTGTCCGTCCTGGTGGAGAACAAGCCCGGCGTGCTCACGCGCGTCTCCGCCCTGTTCACCCGACGCGGCTTCAATATCCACTCCCTGGCCGTGGGCCCCACCGAGCACGAGGACGTCTCGCGCATTACGGTGATCGCCGACGCCGAGGGGCGGGCGATGGAGCAGGTGACCAAGCAGCTCAACAAGCTGGTCAACGTGCTCAAGATCGTCGAGCTCGACCCGGCCACCTCCGTGGGCCGCGAGCTCTACCTCATCAAGGTCCGCGCCGACGACGCCAACCGCACCGCGGTGCTGCAGATCGTCGACCTCTTCCGCGCCCACGTCGTGGACGTCTCGCCGACGTCGGTGGTCATTGAGACCGTCGGCTCGGAGTCCAAGGTCAAGGCGCTGCTGGGCGCCCTCCAGCCCTACGGGGTCAAGGAGATCGTCCAGTCCGGCGCCGTGGCCATTACGCGCGGACCGCGATCCATGACCGATCAACTCAAGGAGAAGTGA
- a CDS encoding acetolactate synthase large subunit gives MGRSGNSAAEDRQMMTGAQALVRALEDAGVTDIFGMPGGAILPFYDPLLSSSRIRHILVRHEQGAGHAAEGYALATGRVGVCVATSGPGATNLITAIADAHMDSVPMVAITGQVGATSIGTDAFQEADIIGATMPFVKHSFLVTSPEEVPARVAEAFHLAATGRPGPVLIDVTKDAQVGMTAYQRPSRLDLPGYALPGRPNRRRVEQAAEVIASAERPVFYLGGGLARAGVPTQELLELVDVVSAPFTTTLTALDVLPTDHPLHLGMPGMHGTVAAVGALQRADVVIALGARFDDRVTGRPDTFARHAAVVHVDIDPAEISKVRAADVPIVGDLTDVVPALSAACRAQFAAEPRADIDQWLTEVAHMRATYPTTWTDTDDGLLQPQEVITHLDAHAPEDTIWVTGVGQHQMWAAHYLHFTRPRSWMTSAGAGTMGYGVPAAMGAKVGAPDRPVWLIDGDGCFQMTNQELATATLNEIPIKVAIINNSSLGMVRQWQTLFYGQRYSNTDLHTGAGTARIPDFVKLAEAYGAVGLRCERLEDVDDVIARANAINDRPVVIDFIVSADAQVWPMVAAGVSNDEIQHARGMSPAWEEE, from the coding sequence ATGGGACGAAGCGGCAATTCCGCAGCCGAGGACCGCCAGATGATGACAGGTGCTCAGGCGCTGGTACGCGCCCTGGAGGACGCCGGGGTCACGGACATCTTCGGCATGCCGGGCGGGGCCATCCTGCCCTTCTACGATCCGCTCCTGTCGAGCTCGAGGATCCGGCACATCCTGGTGCGCCACGAGCAGGGCGCCGGGCATGCGGCCGAGGGCTACGCCCTGGCGACCGGGCGCGTCGGCGTGTGCGTGGCGACCTCCGGACCCGGGGCCACCAACCTCATTACCGCCATCGCCGACGCGCACATGGACTCGGTGCCCATGGTCGCCATCACCGGTCAGGTCGGGGCCACCTCGATCGGCACCGACGCCTTCCAGGAGGCGGACATCATCGGGGCGACCATGCCCTTCGTCAAGCACTCCTTCCTGGTGACCTCGCCCGAGGAGGTCCCCGCGCGCGTCGCCGAGGCCTTCCACCTGGCGGCCACCGGCCGCCCCGGGCCCGTCCTCATCGACGTGACCAAGGACGCCCAGGTGGGCATGACCGCCTACCAGCGCCCCTCGCGCCTGGACCTGCCCGGCTACGCGCTGCCCGGAAGGCCCAACCGGCGCCGGGTCGAGCAGGCGGCCGAGGTCATCGCCTCCGCCGAGCGCCCCGTGTTCTACCTGGGCGGGGGCCTGGCCCGGGCCGGCGTGCCGACCCAGGAGCTGCTCGAGCTCGTCGACGTCGTGAGCGCCCCCTTCACCACCACGCTCACCGCCCTGGACGTCCTGCCCACGGACCACCCGCTCCACCTGGGCATGCCGGGGATGCACGGCACCGTCGCCGCCGTCGGGGCCCTCCAGCGCGCCGACGTCGTCATCGCCCTCGGGGCCCGCTTCGACGACCGCGTCACCGGCAGGCCGGACACCTTCGCCCGGCACGCCGCCGTCGTCCACGTCGATATTGACCCGGCGGAGATCTCCAAGGTCCGCGCCGCCGACGTGCCCATCGTCGGCGACCTGACCGACGTCGTCCCGGCCCTGAGCGCGGCCTGCCGCGCCCAGTTCGCCGCCGAGCCGCGCGCCGACATCGACCAGTGGCTCACAGAGGTCGCCCACATGCGGGCCACCTACCCCACCACCTGGACCGACACCGACGACGGCCTCCTCCAACCGCAGGAGGTGATCACCCACCTGGACGCCCACGCCCCCGAGGACACCATCTGGGTCACCGGCGTCGGCCAGCACCAGATGTGGGCCGCCCACTACCTGCACTTCACCCGCCCCCGCTCCTGGATGACCTCCGCCGGGGCCGGCACCATGGGCTACGGCGTCCCCGCCGCCATGGGGGCCAAGGTCGGCGCCCCCGACCGCCCCGTGTGGCTCATCGACGGCGACGGCTGCTTCCAGATGACCAACCAGGAGCTGGCCACCGCGACCCTCAACGAGATCCCCATCAAGGTCGCGATCATCAATAACTCTTCCCTGGGCATGGTCCGCCAGTGGCAGACCCTGTTCTACGGGCAGCGCTACTCCAACACCGACCTGCACACCGGCGCCGGGACGGCGCGCATCCCCGACTTCGTCAAGCTGGCCGAGGCCTACGGGGCCGTGGGGCTGCGCTGCGAGCGCCTGGAGGACGTCGACGACGTCATCGCCCGGGCCAACGCCATCAACGACCGACCCGTCGTCATCGACTTCATCGTCTCGGCGGACGCCCAGGTGTGGCCCATGGTGGCCGCGGGTGTGTCCAATGACGAGATCCAGCACGCCCGGGGCATGAGCCCGGCGTGGGAAGAGGAGTGA
- a CDS encoding aspartate:alanine exchanger family transporter, producing MVTGLLHHFSQNPVLVLFLLIGLGMGVGHVKVKGVSLGAAAVLFAGIALAAWGASEGVAVDVPAPLGTLGLAIFTFAIGVQSGPNFFHVIRTAGGPLALMLLIFLAAAGAGVGVGRALGMDPALIAGTFAGATTNTPSLAAAGNAAVLAGNEEGSAIATVGYAVAYLYGVTGMLFFCLMALRYRRADKDAPSPLINRTIRVERKDSPMIGDIAERISGELKFSRLRRGETGPITRPRNEDRINRDDLVTVVGTQEAVKQVIEALGHGSSHSLLEDRRYLDFRRITVSDPKLAGRTVAELGVDAKFGATISRVRRGDVDMVGTPDLVLQEGDRVRVVAPTGRMAEISKFFGDSARGLSSINPIALGVGMALGIVIGEWKFLTPTGATFSIGSAAGTLLVGLVFGKIGRIKGFVTALPFTATAVLGEFGLLVFLAQAGTKAGGQIADAFAGGDWWRILVTGFVITTVVGLGTYASMRWIVGMGGTRLSGLVGGVQTQPAVLAFANERTGSDPRVALGYAMVYPVAMIAKIFFAQFLGGL from the coding sequence GTGGTCACCGGACTCCTGCACCATTTCTCCCAGAACCCCGTTCTCGTCCTGTTCCTCCTCATCGGATTGGGCATGGGCGTGGGCCACGTCAAGGTCAAGGGGGTGAGCCTGGGCGCCGCCGCCGTGCTCTTCGCCGGGATCGCGCTCGCCGCGTGGGGGGCCTCGGAGGGCGTGGCCGTCGATGTGCCCGCGCCCCTGGGCACCCTCGGACTGGCCATCTTCACCTTCGCCATCGGAGTCCAGTCGGGCCCCAATTTCTTCCACGTCATCCGCACCGCCGGCGGGCCCCTGGCCCTCATGCTCCTGATCTTCCTCGCGGCGGCCGGGGCGGGCGTGGGCGTGGGCCGCGCCCTGGGAATGGACCCGGCCCTCATCGCGGGGACCTTCGCGGGGGCCACCACGAACACGCCGTCGCTGGCCGCCGCCGGCAACGCGGCGGTGCTGGCCGGCAACGAGGAAGGGTCCGCCATCGCCACCGTCGGCTACGCGGTGGCCTACCTCTACGGCGTCACCGGGATGCTGTTCTTCTGCCTCATGGCCCTGCGCTACCGCCGCGCGGACAAGGACGCGCCCTCCCCGCTCATCAACCGCACGATCCGGGTCGAGCGCAAGGACTCCCCCATGATCGGCGACATCGCCGAGCGCATCTCCGGCGAGCTGAAGTTCTCCCGTCTGCGCCGGGGCGAGACCGGGCCGATCACGCGCCCGCGCAACGAGGACCGGATCAACCGGGACGACCTGGTGACCGTCGTGGGCACCCAGGAGGCCGTCAAGCAGGTCATCGAGGCCCTCGGCCACGGCTCCTCCCACTCCCTCCTGGAGGACCGCCGCTACCTCGACTTCCGCCGCATCACCGTCTCCGACCCCAAGCTCGCCGGGCGCACCGTCGCCGAGCTCGGCGTGGACGCCAAGTTCGGGGCGACGATCTCGCGCGTGCGGCGCGGCGACGTCGACATGGTGGGCACGCCCGACCTGGTCCTCCAGGAGGGCGACCGCGTGCGCGTCGTCGCCCCGACCGGGCGCATGGCGGAGATCTCCAAGTTCTTCGGCGACTCGGCCCGGGGCCTGTCCTCCATCAACCCGATCGCCCTGGGCGTGGGCATGGCCCTGGGCATTGTCATCGGCGAGTGGAAGTTCCTCACCCCCACCGGGGCGACCTTCTCCATCGGCTCGGCGGCAGGCACACTCCTGGTGGGCCTCGTCTTCGGCAAGATCGGGCGGATCAAGGGCTTCGTCACGGCGCTGCCCTTCACGGCCACCGCCGTCCTGGGCGAGTTCGGCCTGCTCGTCTTCCTCGCCCAGGCGGGCACGAAGGCGGGCGGGCAGATCGCCGACGCCTTCGCCGGGGGCGACTGGTGGAGGATCCTGGTGACCGGATTCGTCATCACCACCGTGGTGGGACTGGGCACCTACGCCTCCATGCGCTGGATCGTCGGAATGGGCGGCACGCGCCTGTCCGGCCTCGTCGGCGGCGTCCAGACCCAGCCGGCCGTCCTCGCCTTCGCCAATGAGCGCACCGGCTCCGATCCGCGCGTCGCGCTGGGCTACGCCATGGTCTACCCGGTGGCCATGATCGCCAAGATCTTCTTCGCCCAGTTCCTCGGCGGCCTGTGA
- a CDS encoding carbohydrate ABC transporter permease — MKKIVTYIVLALAALITLAPVIWTILSSMRPPAESLSVDGSFIPSSLDFSSYPAVFKEVDMWMLTLNSVLVTGIIAVGQMLSASMAGYVFARFEFRGKNLLFALILATMMVPMQVTIVPVFMLIRGMNLADTLLALILPAIPTAFGTFLMRQYFLGLPAELGEAAEIDGAGPWRVFASIYAPLAVPGMAIVGILAFNFHWNEFFRPLIMTISEQNFTLPLGLVSLQGNMGTGSVATVLAGVVLSMIPAFLVFVFGQRTLREGLTAGSHR; from the coding sequence ATGAAGAAGATCGTCACCTACATCGTCCTCGCCCTGGCCGCCCTGATCACCCTCGCCCCGGTGATCTGGACGATCCTGTCGTCCATGCGGCCTCCCGCCGAATCCCTGTCCGTCGACGGCTCATTCATCCCCAGCAGCCTCGACTTCTCCTCCTACCCGGCGGTGTTCAAAGAGGTCGACATGTGGATGCTCACCCTCAACTCGGTGCTCGTCACCGGAATTATCGCCGTCGGGCAGATGCTGTCCGCCTCCATGGCGGGCTACGTGTTCGCGCGGTTCGAGTTCCGCGGCAAGAACCTCCTGTTCGCCCTCATCCTGGCCACAATGATGGTCCCCATGCAGGTGACCATTGTGCCGGTGTTCATGCTCATCCGGGGCATGAATCTGGCCGACACCCTGCTCGCCCTCATTCTGCCCGCCATTCCCACGGCCTTCGGCACCTTCCTCATGCGCCAGTACTTCCTGGGCCTGCCCGCCGAGCTGGGGGAGGCGGCGGAGATCGACGGCGCCGGCCCGTGGCGGGTCTTCGCGTCCATTTACGCGCCGCTGGCGGTGCCGGGCATGGCCATTGTCGGGATCCTGGCGTTCAACTTCCACTGGAACGAGTTCTTCCGCCCGCTGATCATGACCATTAGCGAGCAGAACTTCACGCTGCCGCTGGGGCTGGTCTCCCTGCAGGGCAATATGGGCACCGGTTCGGTGGCCACCGTCCTGGCGGGCGTGGTACTTTCAATGATTCCGGCCTTCCTCGTGTTCGTCTTCGGGCAGCGGACGCTGCGCGAGGGCCTGACCGCCGGCTCGCACCGCTGA
- a CDS encoding LacI family DNA-binding transcriptional regulator produces MTGSKGRARVRAADVAAAAGVSATAVSFVLNGRDAGNISPATRDRVLRAAQELGYRPNRVARSLRRDSTSSIGLVTDAFASSPFGGRLLAAATEAADAADHVLLMMDLGHRTERAAEAVAALEDRRVDAIIYATMGFTQLDEPPAARVPVVLANCVTRRPGPPSVSPDDAGGAVAALHHLADLGHRRVAMLCGHYRPGSAQADSGNVSGPIRRRAFRAAAEEAGIEARHAGRGWSIADGHAAAMEVLDAPPSRRPTALFAVCDRVAAGALLAAARLGVSVPEDLSIIGFDDQEALAESLVPPLTTVALPHALMGQTAVELALAAARGERPDPSRRVLSCPLVVRGSTARPR; encoded by the coding sequence GTGACGGGCTCGAAGGGGAGGGCGCGCGTGCGCGCCGCCGACGTCGCCGCCGCGGCCGGAGTTTCCGCGACGGCCGTCTCCTTCGTGCTCAACGGGCGCGACGCCGGGAACATCTCGCCCGCCACCCGGGACCGGGTCCTCAGGGCCGCGCAGGAGCTGGGCTACCGGCCCAACCGCGTCGCCCGGAGCCTGCGGCGCGACTCCACCAGCTCCATCGGCCTGGTCACCGACGCCTTCGCCTCCTCGCCCTTCGGCGGCAGGCTCCTGGCCGCCGCCACCGAGGCCGCCGACGCCGCCGATCACGTCCTGCTCATGATGGACCTCGGCCACCGCACCGAGCGCGCCGCCGAGGCCGTCGCCGCCCTGGAGGACCGCCGGGTCGACGCCATTATCTACGCCACCATGGGCTTCACGCAGCTGGACGAGCCGCCCGCCGCCCGCGTCCCCGTGGTGCTGGCCAATTGCGTGACGCGTCGGCCGGGCCCGCCCTCGGTCAGTCCTGACGACGCGGGCGGGGCCGTCGCCGCCCTGCACCACCTCGCCGATCTGGGGCACCGCCGCGTCGCCATGCTGTGCGGCCACTACCGCCCCGGGTCGGCGCAGGCCGACTCCGGCAATGTGTCGGGGCCCATCCGCCGGCGGGCGTTCCGCGCCGCCGCCGAGGAGGCGGGCATCGAGGCCCGGCACGCGGGCCGCGGCTGGTCGATCGCCGACGGTCACGCGGCGGCCATGGAAGTCCTGGACGCCCCGCCCTCCCGGCGGCCGACGGCGCTATTCGCCGTGTGCGACAGGGTGGCCGCGGGGGCCCTGCTGGCCGCCGCCCGGCTCGGGGTGTCCGTCCCCGAGGACCTGTCGATCATCGGCTTCGACGATCAGGAGGCCCTGGCGGAGAGCCTGGTCCCCCCGCTGACCACCGTGGCCCTGCCGCACGCCCTCATGGGGCAGACGGCGGTCGAGCTGGCGCTGGCCGCCGCCCGGGGGGAGCGGCCCGACCCGTCCCGGCGGGTCCTGTCCTGCCCCCTGGTCGTGCGCGGCTCGACGGCGCGGCCGCGCTAA
- a CDS encoding ABC transporter substrate-binding protein produces MTQLTRRGLLTGALGVGSLALLGSQWPRLTGADIPGRRDDSLSIAILGTNQDAAARQSLVDAFTARHPDISVRLQAVQGTDWADFFAKILTMVAAGTPPDVCVVATEGAQLFAERLAEPLDEFIKRDAAEVQDYFDDVHPSLIEAFMYKGSFYQMPIDFNAANMYFNTEAMRRAGVSYPAADWTHEDFLTMARQMRQAAGPGFVPFYWTNRLWGGIVPWLYINDTSFLTEKKSPGGQWLWDRFYPDHKGEYSGGFLWEGSNASDPKVAESFEFVRALVEEGLGTSPAQGGGNELVGQFSGGSIGMTPAGGFWVQGLSEAGLTPQDYDVAYFPKWRTQRHQFGAAGYAILKTSERKDEAWEWVKFCTSREGMQLAFPSPNTTPTRRSMCNEALYSQKGPVHWKVFYDTLDQLPCAPIPAPPQQAAVETALIKNVLGAVTGSAATLPAALERLDEDLTRALEA; encoded by the coding sequence ATGACACAACTCACCCGGCGCGGGTTGCTGACTGGGGCGCTGGGGGTGGGCTCCCTCGCCCTCCTCGGCAGCCAGTGGCCGCGCCTCACGGGGGCGGACATCCCCGGCAGGCGAGACGACTCGCTGTCGATCGCGATCCTGGGGACGAACCAGGACGCTGCGGCAAGACAGTCCCTCGTCGACGCGTTCACCGCCCGCCACCCCGACATCTCCGTCCGCCTCCAGGCCGTCCAGGGGACGGACTGGGCCGACTTCTTCGCCAAGATCCTCACCATGGTGGCCGCCGGCACCCCGCCCGACGTGTGCGTCGTCGCCACGGAGGGGGCCCAGCTCTTCGCCGAGCGTCTGGCCGAGCCCCTGGACGAGTTCATTAAGCGCGACGCCGCCGAGGTGCAGGACTACTTCGACGACGTCCACCCCAGCCTCATTGAGGCCTTCATGTACAAGGGCTCCTTCTACCAGATGCCCATCGACTTCAACGCCGCGAACATGTACTTCAACACCGAGGCAATGCGGCGGGCCGGCGTCTCCTACCCGGCCGCGGACTGGACCCACGAGGACTTCCTGACTATGGCGCGCCAGATGCGCCAGGCGGCGGGCCCGGGCTTCGTGCCGTTCTACTGGACCAACCGCCTGTGGGGCGGGATCGTTCCGTGGCTCTACATCAATGACACCAGCTTCCTGACCGAGAAGAAGTCCCCCGGCGGACAGTGGCTGTGGGACCGCTTCTACCCCGACCACAAGGGCGAGTACTCCGGCGGCTTCCTGTGGGAGGGCTCCAACGCCTCCGACCCGAAGGTCGCCGAGTCCTTCGAATTCGTGCGCGCCCTGGTGGAGGAGGGGCTGGGCACCAGTCCCGCCCAGGGCGGCGGCAACGAACTCGTCGGCCAGTTCTCCGGCGGCTCCATCGGAATGACCCCCGCGGGGGGCTTCTGGGTCCAGGGGCTCAGCGAGGCCGGCCTGACGCCTCAGGACTACGACGTCGCCTACTTCCCCAAGTGGCGCACCCAGCGCCACCAGTTCGGCGCCGCCGGATACGCGATCCTCAAGACGTCCGAGCGCAAGGACGAGGCCTGGGAGTGGGTGAAGTTCTGCACGTCGCGGGAGGGGATGCAGCTGGCTTTCCCGTCCCCCAACACCACGCCCACCCGCCGTTCGATGTGCAACGAGGCCCTGTACTCGCAAAAGGGGCCCGTCCACTGGAAGGTCTTCTACGACACCCTCGACCAGCTGCCCTGCGCGCCGATCCCGGCGCCGCCGCAGCAGGCCGCCGTCGAGACCGCTCTCATTAAAAACGTCCTGGGGGCCGTCACCGGCTCCGCCGCAACGCTCCCCGCGGCACTGGAGCGCCTGGACGAGGACCTCACCCGAGCCCTGGAGGCATGA
- a CDS encoding carbohydrate ABC transporter permease has product MNMQRKLLIGLFLAPTVIGLGLFTFLPILASIVLAFFSWDIITPPRFVGLENFADIAADPTIRVSFLNTIGFVVVAVTLQLAVALVLAVLVNTKMPRLLKSFFRSVLFFPLVLSAASVSIIMGYLFNENFGLVNHILNLLGMADVPWLTSTHGAMIVVILVYVWQNFGFSFLLFLGGLSSIPKEVYEAAQVDGATGWKQFWRITFPLVSPTTLVASVMAIISALQIFDQPYVLTRGGPGDSTRTAVMVIYESAFKQLEFGRASAIGIVLTVVIMLVTAIQFRLSRRFVFYG; this is encoded by the coding sequence ATGAACATGCAGCGCAAGCTCCTCATCGGACTGTTCCTGGCCCCCACCGTCATCGGACTGGGCCTGTTCACTTTCCTGCCGATCCTGGCCTCAATCGTCCTGGCCTTCTTCTCGTGGGACATCATCACGCCCCCCAGATTCGTCGGCCTGGAGAACTTCGCCGATATCGCGGCCGATCCGACGATCCGGGTGTCATTCCTCAACACCATCGGCTTCGTCGTCGTCGCCGTCACCCTGCAACTCGCCGTCGCCCTCGTGCTCGCGGTGCTCGTCAACACCAAAATGCCCAGGCTCCTGAAGTCCTTCTTCCGCTCGGTGCTGTTCTTCCCGCTCGTCCTGTCGGCCGCATCGGTGTCGATCATTATGGGCTACCTGTTCAACGAGAACTTCGGCCTGGTCAACCACATCCTCAACCTGCTCGGCATGGCTGACGTCCCGTGGCTGACCTCGACGCACGGGGCGATGATCGTCGTCATCCTCGTGTACGTCTGGCAGAACTTCGGCTTCTCCTTCCTGCTGTTCCTGGGCGGCCTGTCCTCGATCCCCAAGGAGGTCTACGAGGCCGCGCAGGTCGACGGCGCCACGGGCTGGAAGCAGTTCTGGAGGATCACATTCCCGCTGGTGAGCCCGACGACGCTGGTCGCCTCCGTCATGGCGATCATCTCGGCCCTGCAGATCTTCGACCAGCCCTACGTGCTCACCCGGGGCGGTCCCGGCGACTCCACCCGGACCGCCGTCATGGTGATTTACGAGTCCGCGTTCAAGCAGCTCGAATTCGGCAGGGCCTCGGCCATCGGGATCGTCCTGACCGTTGTCATTATGCTGGTCACGGCCATCCAGTTCCGCCTGTCCCGGCGCTTCGTCTTCTACGGCTGA
- a CDS encoding threonine/serine ThrE exporter family protein, producing MLQSAVVLRLGCLMLAAGAGSYRVKSSMARAASAVGLDRHEATVTMTEIVTSSYVGNRFRTETAEVRGVGVNVARLEALRRIVHDLRAHETVEHLQTKLDEVERMRGLYGPLLNAAASGVACAGFCFLNRGGWVECLAVLVAAFIGQAVRRQMLVRRYQHFFTWLVCGVAASGVYMSIVSLLEATGAVGGNHEGGVISAILFLIPGFPMVTAMLDLMRQDFSSALSRAAYVLMVMAAAGVAVWTVTFLFNWQVEATDTSVPTGWVLHVLRCLCSFVAAYGFAMLFNAGAKASTLAAVVGALANTGRLVLIDEFHVPWQLAVGLAAVTIGVLAQLFVSRASLSRVALSVPAVVIMIPGVPFYRAISALNNRAVDANVAVGQAAANLAEVFFVITAIGVGLAMARILTDHNWRHDVSTSGHIVLPESHGSASEPRRLRG from the coding sequence ATGCTTCAGTCCGCCGTCGTCCTGCGCCTGGGCTGTCTCATGCTCGCAGCCGGGGCGGGCTCCTACCGGGTGAAGTCCTCCATGGCGCGGGCCGCCTCCGCCGTCGGCCTCGACCGCCACGAGGCCACCGTCACCATGACCGAGATCGTGACCTCCTCCTACGTGGGGAACCGGTTCCGCACCGAGACGGCGGAGGTGCGCGGGGTCGGCGTCAATGTCGCGCGCCTGGAGGCCCTGCGCCGCATCGTCCACGACCTGCGTGCCCACGAGACCGTGGAACACCTCCAGACCAAGCTCGACGAGGTGGAGCGCATGAGGGGGCTCTACGGGCCCCTGCTCAATGCGGCCGCCTCCGGCGTCGCCTGCGCGGGATTCTGCTTCCTGAACCGGGGCGGCTGGGTGGAGTGCCTGGCGGTGCTCGTCGCGGCCTTCATCGGGCAGGCGGTGCGCAGGCAGATGCTTGTGCGGCGCTACCAGCACTTCTTCACCTGGCTGGTGTGCGGCGTGGCCGCCTCGGGCGTCTACATGAGCATCGTGAGCCTGCTCGAGGCCACGGGCGCGGTCGGCGGCAACCACGAAGGCGGGGTCATCTCGGCGATCCTGTTCCTGATCCCCGGGTTCCCCATGGTCACCGCCATGCTCGACCTGATGCGCCAGGACTTCTCCAGCGCCCTGTCGCGGGCGGCCTACGTGCTCATGGTCATGGCCGCGGCGGGCGTGGCCGTGTGGACCGTGACCTTCCTGTTCAACTGGCAGGTCGAGGCGACCGACACCTCCGTCCCCACGGGCTGGGTCCTGCACGTCCTGCGCTGCTTGTGCTCCTTCGTCGCCGCCTACGGCTTCGCCATGCTCTTCAACGCCGGCGCGAAGGCGTCGACGCTGGCCGCCGTCGTGGGCGCGCTGGCCAACACCGGGCGCCTGGTCCTCATCGACGAGTTCCACGTGCCCTGGCAGCTCGCCGTGGGCCTGGCCGCCGTGACCATCGGCGTGCTCGCGCAGCTGTTCGTCTCGCGCGCCTCGCTGTCGCGCGTGGCCCTGTCGGTGCCCGCCGTCGTCATTATGATCCCCGGCGTGCCCTTCTACCGGGCGATCTCCGCCCTCAACAACCGGGCCGTGGACGCCAATGTCGCCGTCGGGCAGGCCGCCGCCAACCTGGCCGAGGTCTTCTTCGTCATCACCGCCATCGGGGTCGGCCTGGCCATGGCCCGGATCCTCACCGACCACAACTGGCGCCACGACGTGTCCACCTCCGGCCACATCGTCCTGCCCGAGTCGCACGGCAGCGCCTCGGAGCCCCGCAGGCTCCGGGGCTGA